GAGTTTTGTGTTCAATATGAAACAGAACAAATATGATGACCCTGCATTCTTTGAAAAATACAGTGGAATGCCCCGTTCAATTGATGGGCTCAAAGCTGCTGGGGAATGGCCTGTACTCCGAACGATGCTGCCTGAACTTCGAGACAAGCGGGTTCTTGATCTTGGATGCGGCTTTGGCTGGCATTGTCAATATGCGCGCGAGCAGAACGCTCGATCCGTGGTTGGGGTAGATCTGTCTGAGAGTATGCTGGCTTATGCAAGGGCCAATAATAATGATCCCGCGATCGAATATCGGAGGCTTGCGATTGAAGACATCCAATTTGCGGCTGAGGAATTTGATGTTGTGATAAGTTCGCTTGCGCTCCATTATGTGGAGAACATCGATAGCGTATGCCGCAAGGTGCATCAGTACTTAGCTCCTGGTGGAACATTCGTCCTTTCCGTGGAACATCCGGTATTTACCGCACTCGCTGCGCAGGATTGGCATTATGGCGCGAGTGGCGAACGGATGCACTGGCCTGTAGACAACTACCAGAGTGAAGGTGTCCGGGAGGCAAGGTTTCTGGATCATGATGTCGTGAAATACCATCGAACGATTGCTACCTACATGAATGCTTTGATTGAGGCTGGATTTAAGCTGACAAGGATTGCCGAGCCTCAACCAACGCAAGAAGCACTGGAGCAGATTCCCGAAATGAAGGATGAAACCCGTCGCCCCATCTTCCTGTTGATGGCAGCGGTCAAGACGAATTAGCTAGATGAGGCTCTCCCACAAGGTTGAAAACCTTGCAGAGGAAGCCTTTTTTTTATTTCTATCAGGTTACGGTCAGATGTTAGGAAATCTTTCGCATCATGATATGAATTTTTGTTCAGCTGCAACCGATAAAGATAGTGGATAGAAGTAGATTATAGACTACA
Above is a genomic segment from Paenibacillus sp. HWE-109 containing:
- a CDS encoding class I SAM-dependent methyltransferase, encoding MKQNKYDDPAFFEKYSGMPRSIDGLKAAGEWPVLRTMLPELRDKRVLDLGCGFGWHCQYAREQNARSVVGVDLSESMLAYARANNNDPAIEYRRLAIEDIQFAAEEFDVVISSLALHYVENIDSVCRKVHQYLAPGGTFVLSVEHPVFTALAAQDWHYGASGERMHWPVDNYQSEGVREARFLDHDVVKYHRTIATYMNALIEAGFKLTRIAEPQPTQEALEQIPEMKDETRRPIFLLMAAVKTN